In one Drosophila pseudoobscura strain MV-25-SWS-2005 chromosome X, UCI_Dpse_MV25, whole genome shotgun sequence genomic region, the following are encoded:
- the l(1)G0196 gene encoding inositol hexakisphosphate and diphosphoinositol-pentakisphosphate kinase isoform X14, with protein MDSDTSTSSSNSKQVMVGICAMAKKTQSKPMKEILTRLGEFEFIKLVTFEENVILREPVQNWPTCDCLVSFHSKGFPLEKAIEYAQLRNPFVLNNLHMQYDIQDRRRVYAILEKEGIEIPRYAVLDRDSPDPKHHELIESEDHVEVNGITFNKPFVEKPVSAEDHNIYIYYPTSAGGGSQRLFRKIGSRSSVYSPESRVRKTGSFIYEDFMPTDVYFSGTDVKVYTVGPDYAHAEARKSPALDGKVERDSEGKEIRYPVILNHSEKLISRKVCLAFKQTVCGFDLLRANGKSYVCDVNGFSFVKNSNKYYDDCAKILGNMILRELTPTLHIPWSVPFQLDDPPIVPTTFGKMMELRCVVAVIRHGDRTPKQKMKVEVRHPKFFEIFEKYDGYKLGHVKLKRPKQLQEILDIARFLLSEIHTKAHAEIEEKESKLEQLKNVLEMYGHFSGINRKVQMKYQPKGRPRGSSSDDSKSLVVSNPKRGLVLKPGEANLPAESPAEPSLVLILKWGGELTPAGRIQAEELGRIFRCMYPGGQGRSDYSGTQGLGLLRLHSTFRHDLKIYASDEGRVQMTAAAFAKGLLALEGELTPILVQMVKSANTNGLLDNDCDSSKYQNRAKGRLHELMQNDREFTKEDREHINPCNSKSITQALDFVKNPVDCCHHVHLLIRELLHIISIKKDDPKTKDAILYHGETWDLMRCRWEKIEKDFSTKSKLFDISKIPDIYDCIKYDLQHNQHTLQYDQAEELYIYAKNLADIVIPQEYGLTPQEKLAIGQGICSPLLRKIKGDLQRNIDEVEDEFMNRLNPHYSHGVASPQRHVRTRLYFTSESHVHSLLTVLRYGGLLNVVTDEQWRRAMDYISMVSELNYMSQIVIMLYEDPTKDPTSEERFHVELHFSPGVNCCVQKNLPPGPGFRPHSHGDNACNVSMQSSDEANPARIEEENDNSGEEQNTKKAGSCEEHISASGSSSNIFNAGFNRLELRTKHLKSKPIPIGSHHTVSGHEAMDLAKRLNEELASQQHQLSHQQQQQQQQQQQQQQQQQQQQQQQQLRPISPDMRAVSPDCEPRSRSFEQRPTAGNCCKETAPYSSFGEIDHARVGTGEGASKGGNRTAFQIRVTDSLSFFKIDSSTNELPLSDIDFSLNPGTPQCGPASHKRLHVLTMRRMESCDEPDDLKAGREVPQHLQHLPQISPLATNERPLSCNCTSSSPLALHSQAHSHSKSLMDLGQAVGSTEVAHSPATGTERADAIEVGGSSFDDDFQLSSSAPACLMTVPYGRRLPAPAALSPMSHATTSPTASTLRLCKDMDETHSKAPAAASAAASSGHRRATSHSCGQLSVLPSSAPVLQENPLRFLVCSVPAPPGGCFVSCFESIAENVSPNLNPTTTPTPTPDPEPPNKTTIVPNERPSEQQPQIQPQPLVVYNLPTLLVTATASRTELKPITTPTITPTLAITTTTNRTTTTIATLFNNNTATMSSNQTFTNQFKSIDPSSSDAHQHQHQHEYAISSIPTSTTILPIPKSTSTTITPIINQPIIQHNDTNTNTNNNTTTNTDTNTTTTTTTPSCCTNTIATDSTVSVSVSASASSANSSTSSRRQRHSIAGQMSYMKMLGFGGFSKKMATSANSLFSTAVISGSSSAPNLRDMIPVSSSGFGDVPPIRPLETLHNALSLRKLDCFLQDMILAQIFKTPTGSPPRVLDHGTMPAVSSMTLAAHVDVAASVGQGIVGAGDIPSTPTGVMVKVDHSPLSVTFQGGCSESGSINGLSERHQENKLLSELAMEELNKIQDADDRRQCRTFLAAKKEQIWQQQQESLQAAVADEEPQSEPELKQLLFDHFSAPITPFAELEGQTPDIYLNVSGQTHSLTECHPPLSGVGMSMSGEGLFFGACGETDNAINCLTPLSFGMDLDLSMVANRGSMTLSMDGFEDDEDATLSAATTPSLPPDGEPNLAICYCCPSHAEAPPDVASDDPRFGFSLPVHIQQPSPEHTRPPVRRSHDPVSPRIQKQISVFEGTGQPDKDGAALHASINLPAAAQQLRQDARLRKFENLTQSTSNSNFPFESNTLKRAPMQATGDYANVSHTQSCINLKSTSGSPQHQKGAAAGAGAGPAAAAVPAAAAGTNRDRLRGGGTGHFGRLPSALSACHSASASPSPSPSPSPRPGALIVKERFIEPPKRGIVRGYHPKTQSMDADFLFNEFLLLPANAPANLSFDCSDTEFETDTEVAVGADIDAGTDAGGDADRNDRDDNEQPSTSSRRNP; from the exons ATGGACTCCGACACAAGCACCtcctccagcaacagcaagcagGTGATGGTCGGCATCTGTGCAATGGCCAAGAAGACGCAGTCGAAGCCGATGAAGGAGATCCTCACGCGGCTCGGCGAGTTCGAGTTCATCAAGCTGGTCACGTTCGAGGAGAACGTGATACTGCGCGAACCTGTCCAGAACTGGCCCACCTGTGACTGCCTGGTCTCGTTCCACTCGAAGGGATTCCCCCTGGAGAAGGCCATCGAGTACGCCCAGCTGCGTAATCCGTTTGTCCTCAATAACCTTCACATGCAGTACGACATCCAGGACAGGCGGCGGGTCTATGCCATACTCGAGAAGGAGGGCATCGAGATACCACGCTATGCGGTCCTCGATCGCGACTCTCCCGATCCCAAGC ATCACGAGCTGATAGAATCTGAGGACCACGTGGAGGTCAATGGCATCACCTTCAATAAGCCGTTCGTAGAGAAGCCAGTCTCGGCGGAGGACCACAACATCTACATCTACTACCCGACGTCGGCGGGGGGTGGAAGTCAGCGTTTGTTTCGTAAGATCGGCAGTAGGAGCAGTGTCTATTCGCCGGAGTCGCGGGTACGCAAGACGGGCTCATTTATCTACGAGGACTTCATGCCCACCGATG TGTACTTTTCAGGCACCGACGTGAAGGTCTACACCGTGGGACCGGATTACGCGCATGCAGAGGCCCGTAAGAGTCCTGCGCTAGACGGCAAGGTGGAGCGTGACAGCGAGGGCAAGGAGATCCGCTACCCTGTGATCCTCAATCACTCCGAGAAGCTAATTTCCCGCAAGGTATGTCTGGCCTTCAAGCAGACGGTCTGCGGCTTCGATCTCCTGCGGGCAAATGGCAAGAGCTACGTATGCGATGTGAACGGCTTCAGTTTCGTGAAGAACTCAAACAAATACTACGATGACTGCGCCAAGATCCTGGGCAATATGATCCTCAGGGAATTGACGCCCACGCTGCACATTCCCTGGTCGGTGCCCTTCCAACTGGATGATCCGCCCATCGTCCCCACCACCTTTGGCAAGATGATGGAGCTGCGTTGCGTGGTGGCCGTGATCCGGCATGGGGATCGCACGCCCAAGCAAAAGATGAAAGTCGAAGTGCGGCATCCAAA GTTCTTTGAGATTTTCGAGAAGTACGATGGCTACAAGCTGGGCCATGTGAAGCTGAAGCGGCCCAAGCAGCTGCAGGAGATCCTCGACATAGCCCGCTTCTTGCTCAGCGAGATACACACCAAGGCACACGCGGAGAtcgaggagaaggagagcaaGCTGGAGCAGCTGAAGAACGTCCTGGAGATGTACGGCCACTTCTCGGGCATCAATCGAAAGGTGCAGATGAAGTACCAGCCCAAGGGACGACCCCGCGGATCGAGCTCCGACGACAGTAAGTCTCTTGTAGTCTCCAATCCTAAACGCGGTCTTGTGCTGAAGCCCGGCGAAGCCAATCTTCCAGCGGAATCCCCTGCAGAACCGTCCCTGGTACTCATCCTCAAGTGGGGTGGCGAGCTAACGCCGGCCGGACGCATCCAGGCCGAGGAACTGGGCCGCATTTTCCGCTGCATGTATCCAGGAGGTCAGGGACGATCCGATTACTCGGGCACCCAGGGATTGGGTCTACTACG CCTGCACTCCACCTTTCGGCATGACCTGAAGATCTATGCCTCGGACGAGGGTCGTGTCCAGATGACAGCGGCTGCCTTTGCCAAGGGTCTGCTGGCCCTCGAGGGAGAGCTGACTCCCATTCTGGTGCAGATGGTTAAGAGCGCCAACACGAATGGGCTGTTGGACAACGATTGCGACTCCAGTAAATATCAAAATCG GGCCAAGGGTCGTCTACACGAGCTAATGCAAAACGACCGCGAGTTTACAAAGGAGGATCGCGAGCATATCAATCCGTGCAACAGCAAATCGATTACTCAGGCCCTGGACTTTGTGAAGAATCCAGTAGACTGCTGTCACCATGTGCACCTGCTGATCCGCGAGCTGCTGCACATAATCAGCATTAAGAAAGACGATCCCAAGACCAAGGACGCCATACTGTACCATGGCGAAACCTGGGACCTGATGCGGTGCCGCTGGGAGAAGATCGAGAAGGACTTCAGTACGAAATCAAAGCTCTTTGATATCTCCAAGATACCAGACATCTACGACTGCATCAAATATGATCTGCAGCACAACCAGCACACGCTGCAGTACGACCAGGCCGAAGAGCTCTATATCTATGCCAAGAACCTGGCCGACATTGTCATACCGCAGGAGTACGGTCTGACGCCACAGGAGAAGCTGGCCATTGGGCAGGGTATCTGCTCGCCGCTGCTGCGCAAGATCAAAGGTGATCTGCAGCGGAACATCGATGAGGTCGAGGACGAGTTTATGAACCGTCTGAACCCACACTACAGCCACGGCGTGGCCAGTCCCCAGCGTCACGTCCGCACCCGGCTGTACTTCACCAGCGAGTCCCATGTCCACTCCCTGCTCACCGTACTCCGGTACGGTGGCCTTCTTAACGTGGTCACCGACGAGCAGTGGCGGCGCGCCATGGACTACATCTCCATGGTGTCCGAGCTGAATTACATGTCCCAGATCGTCATCATGCTGTACGAGGatcccaccaaggatcccacCTCCGAGGAGCGTTTCCACGTCGAGCTCCACTTTAGTCCGGGCGTCAACTGTTGCGTCCAAAAGAACCTGCCGCCAGGGCCCGGGTTCCGGCCCCACTCCCACGGCGACAATGCCTGCAACGTGAGCATGCAGTCCTCGGACGAGGCGAATCCTGCCCGAATCGAGGAGGAGAACGACAACTCCGGCGAGGAGCAGAACACCAAAAAGGCAGGG AGCTGCGAGGAGCACATCTCCGCTTCTGGCTCCAGCAGCAATATTTTCAATGCCGGCTTCAACCGGCTGGAGCTGCGCACCAAACATCTCAAGTCGAAGCCCATTCCTATCGGCTCGCACCACACGGTAAGCGGGCACGAGGCGATGGATCTGGCGAAGCGGCTCAACGAGGAGCTCGCCtcccagcagcaccagctctcccatcagcagcaacagcaacagcaacagcagcagcagcagcagcagcaacagcagcagcagcagcagcagcagcaattgcGCCCCATCAGCCCCGATATGCGGGCAGTTAGTCCGGACTGCGAGCCGCGATCCCGCAGCTTCGAGCAGCGTCCCACCGCCGGAAACTGTTGCAAGGAGACGG CTCCTTACTCGAGCTTCGGAGAGATAGATCATGCCCGAGTCGGCACCGGAGAAGGGGCTTCCAAGGGGGGCAATCGCACGGCCTTCCAGATCCGCGTCACGGACAGTCTGTCCTTTTTTAAGATCGACTCGTCCACGAACGAGCTTCCCCTGTCCGACATTGATTTCTCTTTGAACCCGGGTACACCCCAGTGCGGCCCGGCTTCGCACAAGCGACTCCACGTACTGACCATGCGCCGCATGGAGAGCTGCGATGAGCCGGATGACCTGAAGGCGGGTCGCGAGGTGCCCCAGCACCTGCAGCACCTGCCCCAGATCTCGCCGCTGGCCACAAACGAACGACCGCTTAGCTGCAATTGCACCAGCTCCTCGCCCCTGGCGCTCCATTCCCAGGCCCACTCACACTCAAAGAGTCTGATGGATCTCGGCCAGGCTGTGGGCAGCACCGAGGTGGCACACAGCCCGGCGACGGGCACCGAGCGAGCAGATGCCATCGAAGTCGGTGGCAGCAGCTTCGACGATGACTTCCAGCTCTCTAGCTCGGCTCCGGCTTGCCTGATGACCGTCCCATACGGGCGGCGACTTCCTGCTCCGGCAGCTCTCTCGCCCATGAGCCATGCCACCACCTCGCCCACCGCCTCTACACTGAGGCTGTGCAAGGACATGGACGAGACCCATTCAAAGGCACCAGCTGCCGCTAGTGCTGCCGCCAGTTCTGGCCACCGCAGGGCCACCAGCCACTCGTGTGGCCAGCTCTCGGTGTTGCCCAGCTCGGCGCCAGTTCTCCAGGAGAATCCCCTTCGCTTTTTGGTCTGCTCGGTGCCAGCTCCGCCTGGCGGGTGTTTTGTGAGCTGCTTCGAATCCATAGCCGAGAATGTCAGTCCCAATCTGAATCCAAcaaccacacccacacccacacccgaTCCCGAACCACCAAATAAAACCACTATTGTACCCAATGAAAGACCGTCagaacaacagccacagatacagccacagcctctgGTGGTCTACAATCTGCCCACTTTGCTTGTTACTGCCACAGCAAGCCGAACAGAACTTAAACCAATAACTACACCGACAATTACACCAACTCTAGctataacaacaacaacaaacagaacaacaacaacaatagcaactTTGTTCAATAATAATACAGCAACAATGTCTTCTAATCAAACATTTACTAACCAATTCAAATCGATCGATCCTTCCTCCTCTGAcgcacaccaacaccaacaccaacatgAATACGCAATCTCATCAATACCAACGTCAACAACAATTCTACCAATACCAAAATCAACTTCAACGACAATCACACCAATCATCAATCAACCGATCATTCAACATAATGACACTAACACCAACACCAATaacaacaccaccaccaacactGATACAAACACAACAACTACCACGACCACCCCGTCTTGTTGTACCAATACCATCGCCACAGATAGCACAGTTTCGGTGTCGGTATCGGCCTCGGCCTCATCGGCCAACTCGTCAACATCATCGCGTCGCCAAAGACACAGTATTGCCGGCCAGATGTCCTATATGAAAATGTTGGGTTTCGGTGGTTTTAGCAAAAAGATGGCCACCAGCGCTAATAGCCTTTTCAGCACGGCAGTGATAAGCGGTAGCTCATCTGCCCCCAATCTGCGGGACATGATACCGGTCTCGTCTTCCG GATTTGGCGATGTACCACCAATACGGCCCCTCGAAACGCTCCACAATGCTCTGTCGCTGCGCAAGCTGGACTGTTTCCTGCAGGACATGATCCTGGCGCAGATATTCAAGACACCAACGGGCTCTCCGCCGCGCGTCCTCGACCACGGCACTATGCCGGCCGTCTCTTCAATGACGCTCGCTGCACATGTGGATGTCGCCGCTTCAGTCGGTCAAGGCATTGTCGGCGCTGGGGACATCCCGAGCACGCCGACGGGGGTGATGGTGAAAGTGGATCACTCGCCCCTCAGTGTGACCTTCCAAGGAGGCTGTAGCGAATCGGGCTCGATTAACGGGCTCTCGGAACGACACCAGGAGAATAAGCTTCTCTCAGAATTGGCGATGGAAGAGCTAAATAAAATCCAGGATGCGGATGATCGGAGGCAGTGCCGAACCTTTTTGGCCGCCAAAAAAGAGC AAatctggcagcagcagcaggagagccTCCAGGCAGCCGTGGCGGATGAGGAACCACAATCCGAACCAGAGCTGAAGCAGCTGTTATT CGATCATTTTTCCGCACCCATCACGCCATTTGCGGAACTTGAGGGACAAACGCCAGATATCTACCTGAATGTAAGTGGACAGACGCACAGCCTCACAGAATGCCACCCTCCCTTGAGTGGCGTGGGGATGAGCATGTCCGGAGAAGGTCTTTTCTTCGGCGCCTGCGGGGAGACGGATAACGCCATCAACTGCCTCACCCCCCTGAGCTTTGGCATGGACCTTGACCTGAGCATGGTGGCAAACAGGGGCTCCATGACGCTCTCCATGGAT GGCTTCGAAGATGACGAGGATGCCACCCTTTCGGCAGCCACTACTCCATCACTGCCACCTGATGGGGAGCCCAATCTGGCGATTTGCTACTGCTGTCCCAGTCACGCCGAGGCTCCGCCGGACGTGGCCAGCGATGATCCTCGCTTCGGTTTCTCCCTGCCCGTCCACATCCAGCAGCCGTCGCCGGAACACACTCGTCCTCCAGTGCGCCGTTCTCACGATCCAGTCTCACCGCGCATCCAGAAGCAGATCAGCGTCTTCGAGGGCACAGGGCAGCCGGACAAGGACGGAGCGGCACTGCACGCCTCCATCAATCTACCGGCTGCCGCCCAGCAGCTGCGCCAGGATGCCCGGCTGCGAAAGTTTGAGAACCTCACTCAGTCCACTTCCAATTCGAACTTTCCCTTCGAGAGCAACACCTTGAAGCGCGCACCTATGCAGGCCACGGGCGACTATGCAAACGTGTCCCACACCCAGAGTTGTATCAACCTAAAGAGCACCAGTGGATCACCGCAGCACCAGAAAGGAGCCgcagccggagctggagcaggaccagcagcagcagcagtaccagcagcagcagcaggaacaaaCCGGGATCGGCTACGGGGAGGTGGAACAGGGCACTTTGGGCGACTGCCCAGTGCACTATCCGCCTGCCACTCAGCCTCGGCATCACCCtcgccatcaccatcaccatctccTCGACCGGGGGCGTTGATCGTGAAAGAGCGGTTCATAGAACCGCCCAAGCGAGGCATTGTGCGGGGCTATCACCCTAAGACTCAGTCCATGGACGCGGACTTTTTGTTCAACGAGTTCCTGCTTTTGCCGGCTAACGCTCCCGCTAATCTTTCGTTCGATTGCAGCGACACCGAGTTCGAAACCGATACCGAGGTCGCTGTCGGTGCCGATATCGATGCTGGGACCGATGCAGGAGGCGATGCCGATCGCAATGACCGCGACGATAACGAGCAACCCTCGACCTCGTCTAGGAGGAACCCTTAG